The DNA region GCCGGATTGACCGCCGCCCTGCTGGTGTTGGGCGCGAGCATGCAGCCGTCGTTTTTCAGCGCGCTGCTCTACACGGCCTCGGCGCTGCCGATCCTGATCGTCGGGCTTGGCTGGGGCAATGCCGCCGCGATTTCGGCCGTCGTCATGGGAGCGGCGCTTGGTGCGGTCCTCATCTCCCCGTCTTTCGCGCTCATCATGACGCTGGTGACGCTGCTGCCGGCCGGCTGGCTGAGCCATCTCGCCAATCTCGCGCGTCCCGCCTCCGAACTCGGCGGCCCCGACCATCTGCTTGCCTGGTATCCGCTCTCCGATATCCTGCTGCATCTGTGCGGACTGGTGACGCTTGCCGTCATCGTCATCGGCGTGATGATCGGCTATGGGCCTGATATCACCGACCCGATCGTCGATCTGCTGATCACCTCGGTCAAACAGCAGCAGCCGGAATTCATGCCCGATCCGGCGGCAACCGCGCAGACCAAATCGCTTATCCTGCTGATGCTGCCGGCCGTGCAGGGCGGCATGTGGGTCAGCATGCTGTTTGCCGCCTATTATTTCGCCGTGCGCATCGTCGCCGCATCCGGCCGGGGCCTTCGGCCGCGCGAGGATATTCCTTCGTCGCTGCGCATGAACCGCAATTCGATCTTCATCTTTCTGGCCGGGCTTGCTGCCTGCTTCTTCGGCGGCGTTCCAGCGCTCGTCGGCGCGACCGTGATCGGCACCTTCGGCGCCGGTTTCATGCTCTCCGGCTTCGCCTCGCTGCATTTCCGCACACGTGGAAAGGACTGGCGCATACCGGCCCTCATCCTCTGCTACCTGGCTTCGATGCTCATGCTGCTGCCAGCTCTCCTCATCCTCGTCCTGGGTCTCAGCGATACGCGCAAGGCGATCGCGCTCACCCCGGCGAAAGATGCCGATACCTCCAAACAATCCGACACGAAAATCTGAGACACAAGAAAGGAACAAGAAAATGGAAGTCATCCTTCTCGAACGCATCTCCAAGCTCGGCCAGATGGGCGAAACCGTAAAGGTTCGCGACGGCTTTGCCCGCAACTACCTGCTGCCGCTCGGCAAGGCGCTGCGCGCCAATGCCGCCAACAAGGCTCGCTTCGAATCCGAGCGCGCGACGCTCGAAGCCCGTAACCTCGAGCGCAAGTCGGAAGCCCAGAAGGTCGCCGACGTTCTCGACGGCAAGTCCTTCATCGTCGTACGCTCCGCCGGCGAAACCGGCCAGCTTTACGGCTCGGTCGCTGCCCGCGACGTTATCGAAGTTCTCGCCGCGGAAGGCTTCAACATCGGCCGCAACCAGGTTCACCTCAACACGCCGATCAAGGCGATCGGCCTGCACAAGGTCGAGCTGCAGCTGCATGCCGAAGTCGAAATCAACATCGAGCTGAACGTTGCCCGTTCTGCCGAAGAGGCAGAGCGTCAGGCCAAGGGCGAAGAACTCACCTCGGTCGACGCGATCTACGGTGTTGACGAAGACGCACTGCGTCCGGAAGATTTCTTCGATCCGGAAGCCGACGGCCTCGACGAAGACGAAGCATAATTCTCGACGGACAGTCCGCGAGAGGGAGAGCCCGGCCACCGCGCCGGGCTTTTTCTTTTCCGTGCGTTCCGGGTTCGCGCAGCCGTCGGTCGCCTTTTTAGCGGGGGATACCCGGATGTTTTTGCTGCGTGCCCGATGCCATCGGGCTAACATATCCTTCTCCGGAACGGATGAGCTGAGTCGGCTCCGTACCGTGTCCTGCGGGTGACACTGCCAGTATTTCTGAATTGTGTCGCCCGGGACTGTGGAGAAGTCGAACAATGGGCACAGCGTTCAGGATTTAAGTGAGACGAGCCCCGCTCCTGTCGCAGCCCCTTGATTTTCTCCATCCGGAATTGCAAATCCGGAGTTGGAAAAAGACAGAACGGATGATGATGAACGACGCCGCTCGAAAGATTGCAGCCGTTGCTCCGTCGGAGCAGCATTACCGCGAAGCACCCAACAATATCGAAGCCGAGCAGGCGCTTCTCGGCGCCATCCTGATGAACAACGACGCCTATTACCGGGTGTCGGATTTTCTGAAGCCGATCCACCTCTACGAACCGCTGCACCGGAAGATCTTCGAGGTCGCCGGCGACATCATCCGCATGGGCAAGATCGCCAATCCGGTAACGATCAAGACCTTCCTGAAGGCCGACGAGAAAGTCGGCGACATGACGGTTTCGCAATATCTGGCGAGCCTTGTCAGTAATGCAGTCACCGTTATCAACGCCGAGGATTACGGCCGGGCGATCTACGACCTCGCGCTGCGGCGGGCGCTGATCACCATCGGCGAAGACGTCGTCAACATCGCCTATGACGCGCCGCTCGACATGCCGCCGCAGTCGCAGATCGAGGATACCGAGCGCCGGCTGTTCGAGCTCGCCGAAAATGGCCGCTACGACGGCGGCTTCCAGTCCTTCAACGACGCCGTGGCGCTGGCGATCGACATGGCGGCCGTCGCCAAGGAACGCGACGGCGGCCTTTCCGGAATTTCCACCGGCATCCATTCGCTCGATGCCAAGATGGGCGGCCTGCAGCGTTCGGACTTGATCATCCTCGCCGGACGCCCCGGCATGGGCAAGACTTCGCTTGCGACCAACATTGCCTATAACATCGCTGCCGCCTATGAGGGCGAGGTGCAGCCGGACGGCAGCATGAAAGCCAAGAACGGCGGCGTCGTCGGCTTCTACTCGCTCGAAATGTCGTCCGAACAGCTCGCCACCCGTATCATCTCCGAGCAGACGGAAGTCTCCTCCTCGAAGATCCGTCGCGGCGACATCAACGATGCCGATTTCGAAAAGCTCGTCGCCTGCTCGATGATGATGCAGAAGGTGCCGCTCTATATCGACCAGACCGGCGGCATCTCCATCGCCCAGCTTTCAGCGCGGGCGCGCCGCCTCAAGCGCCAGCGCGGCCTCGACGTGCTCGTGGTCGACTACGTGCAGCTGATGACCGGCTCCGGCAAGTCAAGCGACAACCGCGTCCAGGAAATCACCCAGATCACCACCGGCCTCAAGGCGCTCGGCAAGGAGCTCAACGTTCCGATCATCGCGCTGTCGCAGCTGTCGCGTCAGGTCGAAAGCCGCGACGACAAGCGCCCGCAGCTCTCCGATCTTCGTGAATCCGGCTCGATCGAGCAGGACGCCGACGTCGTGCTCTTCGTGTTCCGCGAGGAATATTACGTCAAGAACCAGGAGCCGCGCGATCCTCATGATCCCAAATACCCGGAATGGGAAGCGCTGTTCGACAAGGTGAAGGGCACGGCCGACGTCATCATCGCCAAGCAGCGTCACGGACCGACGGGCACGGTGAAGCTCGCGTTCCAGGCGGAATTCACGCGCTTCGCCGATCTCGCAGATCCTTCCTTCATACAATACGAGGAACATTGACGCGGTTTCCCGCGTCGATTTTCTTCAGAGCCCTGCGGCCCGCAATAATGCAACCGTCGCGACGCCGACCACGACGGTCGCAAGCATCGGCAGGCGGCGTGCGGCGATTGCCGTTGCCGCGCAGGCCAGCGTCTCCGCCCAGCCGGTCGCAAAGGCGGTCGGGGCGATGACGGCCATCAGCACGGCCGGCGGAATGGCCTCGATCGCCGTTGTCCGGCGCTCGTCGGTCTCGACATGCCGGATCAGGATGAGGCCGCTGACGCGGGTGAAGACGGTTGCGGCAGCCATCGTGAGGATGGCGATAAAGGTGTTGAGGTCGAGCGTCATGCCGCCTGCTCCCGCGCCCTGCCCTGCCAGAGGGCCATTGCCAGACCGGCCAGCGCACCAGCGGCGATATACCAGACGCTCGGGACGAAATGGTGGACAGCAACGGAAGCGGCACCGCTTGCAGCAAGGACTGCGCCGGTTTCAGGCCCCTTCCAGAAGCCCATGACGAGCACGACGAAAACGGCCGGAAAGGCGAAGTCGAGGCCGATGACGGCAGGATTGCCGAGAAAGGCGCCGAGCAGTGCGCCTGTCAGCGAAGAGCCGACCCAGGTGAGGTAAAAGGGCATGACGATTCCGGCATACCAGGCGGGTGTCAGCTTCGTGCTGCCGGCCCGGAATTCCGCCATGGCCCAGAGCTCGTCGGCGAGGAAGAGCATGGCGATATAACGTTTGACACCGGTGAAGCACTGCATCTTCGTGCCGATCGACGCGCTCATCAGCACATGGCGGATATTGACGAGCAGGGCGGCGAAGCCGACGCTGACCCAGCTTGCCGGATGCGTCCAGATGTCCATCGCCACGAATTGCGAACCGCCTGCGAAAACAAGCGCGCTCATCAGTGTCGTTTCCAGCGGCGAAAGGCCCTTGGTGGCGGCGACCGCGCCGAAGACGAGACCGATCGGCAAGACGGCGATAACAAGCGGAAAAATGGCACGCATTCCGGCGAGAAATTCGCTGGATGGCCGGCTGTGCTGCAACATGGCAATCTCCTGATCAAGATCGCGGAGGGTTAGCCCAGCCCACCATGGCTGTATTGAACGAAAGTGATCAGCCCAGGCGGAATTGGCCGGGGGTTACCCCCGTGCGCGCCTTGAAATGCCGGGTGAAATGCGCCTGATCGGCAAAACCGCATTCAAGCGCGATATCGGCCGGCATGTGCCCCTGCCGCAGCAGCCGGCGGGCCACCTGCACGCGCCGATCCGTCAGAAATGCGTGCGGCGTGATATGATATTCCTTGCGGAAGGCGCGGATGAGATGAGCGCGGCTCAATCCCGCCACGCCCGCCAGCTCCTCAAGGCCGACATCGCTTTCGAAATTCTCGACCAGGTATTCGCGGGCGCGGGCGACGGCGCTTCGCTCCTGCGTATCGACAGGCACGACAATCGTGCTGCCGTGACGCGCAAAGATCGCTGCCAGCACCGAGAACATGCCTTCATCGGCCTCCAGCGCCCCCGCGCCCCTTTCGAGCGTGCGATGGGCGGCATGAAAGGCATTGGCGAGCTCAGGATCGCGTGGAAGCGCGCCGGCGAAGGACGGCGTCGCGTGGAAGGCCTTGCCAGTGACATCCTCCAGAATATCGACGAACAGCTTCATGTCGGGATAGACCATACGGTAACGGTAGCCTTCACCGCCCGGGGCGCCGTCATGGATGACACCGGGATCGATCAGATAAAGATCGCCCGGCCCGGTTTCCTCCCGCCTGCCGCTGAGGGTGGCAATCTGAGTGCCACTTTCGATCGCGCCGATGCTGAAGGTATCGTGCGCATGCGGCGCATACTCATGCGTGAGAAAGGTGGCGCTCAGGCACTCCATGCCGCGGAAACGGGTATCCCGCCAGAAGCGGGCCGATTCCACATTGGCAAGCGGCATGGCCTCCGCGGCCTCTTTCTGGGATACGTTGTGCATCCGCTAAGATTAGCGCGGAAGCTGGTAGGCGTCTTGAACAAAAGTGATCGGACAAGAGGCAAAGGGTGGTATGTGGACTGCCTGCGCTTTCCCTTGACCACAATCGTCTTTAGCAGGCTGCTGAAAATCGCTTTGCGCTACCGCGTCGCATTGCTGTTGGTTTAATTTTTAGCCGGATTGCCGGCGGATTTGCGCTGATGGCAGGGAATTTCCTGGTCATTGTGGGCTTGTGGCTCCCTCAAGACACACTTTGCCCGTCGACCCAATCAATTTCGGAAGACGAATGATGTTGTAGGCGACAAGGGCGAAAGTGAAGACCGCCTCGACCTTATCCAGTCCGCGCACCTTGAGCTGTGAGAGACCGCCGGTCGTCTTGACCCAGCCGAAGACTTCCTCGATCCGCTTGCGGCAACGCAGGCTCATCGCATAGCCGGTGCTTTGTGCGACGTCTGGCGGCACCGCCGTCTTGCGCACCTTGCCCGTCTTGCTCACCGTCCCGTTGATCGCTACATGCGGCTCGATCTTGCGCGCCTTCAACTCTTCGATGAAGGCTTCCACGTCGTAGGCCTTGTCGGCGCCAAGCGTCGCCCCTTCGCCAAGCCCCTCGCTCAACATACTGGCCGCCTCCCGCTCGCCCGTGCCGGTCGCATGCGTCACCGCACCGTCGACCACAAGCCCATTGCGGTTCTCCATCAGCGCATGTCCCAGATAGGCCAGCCGGCTCTCCTGGCCCTTGCTCTTGCGGTAAAGCCGGGCATCCGGGTCGGTGGTCGAGGCGTGCGTCTCGTTCGAGCGCTTCTCCTTGCGGAAATCACGCTCGCCGTTGCGTCCGTCCGTTGGCGGCTCGTCCGAGCCGTCCTTGGACCGGAAGCTCTTGATCGAGGCAAACGCCTTCAGCATCGTGCCGTCGACCGAAAAATGCTCGGCACTTAAAAGCGCCTTGACCGCAGGCTGCAAAAGCAGCGCCGACAGGAAGCTCTGGGCGACCTCCGTCGTCAACAGCCGATCCCGGTTCTTCGAAAATGACGAGGCATCCCAGACCGCATCGTCGATGCCAAGCCCGACGAACCAGCGGAACAGCAGATCGAATTCCAGCCGCTCCATCAATTGACGCTCGGAGCGGATCGAATACAGCATCTGCAGCAGCACCGCCCGCAGCATCCGTTCCGGCGCAATCGACGGTCGACCGGTCTTGGCATAGAGCCCCGCAAACGATCCATCCAACGCAGCAAGCGAGGTGTTCACCAGATCGCGCATCGCCCGAAGCGGATGCCGAACCGGAACCCGCCCCTCAAGATCCACATACGAAAACAGCGAACCCGTCCGATCATCCCCGCCGCGCATCAAATTCCCTCGAAAGCCACCCGCTCAAGGGAATCATGTGTTCAGACCAAAAGCCAGCGAGTTTTTCAGCAGCCTGTTAGACTGGTTCGGGTGGTTACCTTCCATTTCTTCACGGCGATTCATGACAGATTTTCCCATCCCCTTCGAAGACGACGATCTTTTCGCTTCCGCAGGACTGCGGCTGACGGTCGACCTGACCGCGCTGACGGAGAACTGGCGCGACATGGCGCGCCGCTCGGGCGCAGCGCGCGCCGCCGCGGTCGTTAAGGCGGATGCCTACGGCATGGGCATCGAGGATGCCGGCGAAGCGCTCTACCTGGCGGGCGCCCGGGATTTTTTCGTCGCGACCGTCGACGAGGGCGTGACGCTTCGCCTCTATGCGCCGGAGGCGCGCATCTTCGTGCTCTCGGGCATATGGCCGGGAGCCGAACGGCGCTTCTTCGAGAACGATCTTGTGCCGGTGATTTCGTCCGACGAGCAACTCGCCTTCTGGATGGCAGTGCTTGCCGATTATGGCGATTATCCCTGCGCGCTGCATGTCGATACCGGCTTCAATCGGCTGGGGCTGCGCATCGACGACGCCATTGCCCTTGCCGACGACGTCTCGCGGCCGGCCAGCTTTGCGCCGGTGCTGGTCATGAGCCACCTCGCCTGCGGCGACGATCCCAGCCATGCCATGAACCGGCAGCAGCTCGAATCATTCCGTAGGGTTGCGGCCGCGTATGAAGGCATCGATTCAAGCCTTGCCGCCTCGGCCGGCATCTTTCTCGGCGCAGACTATCACTTCGACCTGACTCGTCCCGGCATTTCGCTCTATGGCGGCGAGGCGGTCTGCGGCATGGCCAACCCGATGCGGCCGGTTGCCACCGCGGAAGCGCGCGTCATCCAGGTTCGCACCGTCGAGGCCGGCGAGACCGTCAGCTACGGGCGAGCGCTGCAGCTTCGCCGTGCAAGCCGGCTGGCGATCGTGTCCGCAGGTTATGCCGATGGTTATATGCGCAGCCAGTCGAGCGGCGGCGTACCGCTGCGCCAGGTGGTGCCGCAGGGCGGGCAAGGCTTCATTGCCGGACACAAGGTGCCGGTCGCGGGCCGGATCACCATGGACCTGACGATCTTCGATATCACCGACCTGCCCGAGAACGCCGTGCGCGCCGGCGATTATGTCGAGCTGTTCGGAACGAACATGCCCCTCGACGACGTGGCGCGGGCGGCGGGCACGATTGGCTACGAGATCCTCACCAGCATGGGGCTGCGCCACGAACGGCGCTACGTCGCCGAGGAATAGGCCTCGCTGTCATCGACTGCTGAGGGCAAGACGCACACCGAGCGCCACGAAAAACGCGCCGAGGCTGCGATCGAGCCATCGTCGGATTTTCGCATTACGCCTGAGCGCATCGGCAAGGCGTCCTCCGAGGAGCACGAGCGGCGGTTCAATGAAGGCGGCGACGGCGATGATGAGTCCGCCATGCAGCATCAGTTGGGCCCATGCCGGCCCTGCCCCCTCGGCAACGAATTGCGGCAGGAATGCCAGGAAGAATATCGCCACTTTCGGATTGAGCAGCGACACCAGGATTCCTTGCCGATAGATCCTTGCGGCCGGGATTTCCTCACCAGTGGCATTGATCAGGCCACCGTCGCCGCTGGCACGCAGAGCTTGAATGCCCAGCCAGACGAGATAAACGGCACCGAGCCATTTGACCGCAGAGAATGCCAAGGCAGAGGCGGCAAGCACCGCGGAAAGGCCCAATGCCGCCATCAGAACATGCAGGCAGGCGCCTGACCAGACGCCGAACAATGCGGAAAAACCGGCGCTTTTCCCGCCTCTCATCGTATGGCCAAGGATGAAGGCGATGTCTGGGCCTGGCGAGAGGTTCAGCAAAACCGCCGCCGACAGAAATGCAAGCCAATGCGCGAGCGAATAGTCGAACATCTTCCACCGTTCCTGATGATCACAGGCGAAAAGCATAGGCACGGCGAAGGCTGATGGGGAAATCATTAGTTTTGATCCATCGCGATAGCCATTATCTCGAGCACGACAATGATTCGATGAAGCATTCGATGGCTTCATTTGTGGAACGCGACTGAAAGAAAGATTGATGGCGAAGGCCAAGACACAATTCATCTGCCAGAATTGCGGCGCGGTTCACAACCGCTGGGCCGGCAAATGCGACAATTGCGGCGAGTGGAACACCATCGTCGAGGAGGACCCGATGGGCGGCATCGGCTCCGGTCCCGGCAAGACGCCGAAGAAGGGCCGGCCGGTGACGCTGACGGCGCTGTCGGGCGAGATCGAGGAGGCGCCGCGCATCCATACCGCCATGTCGGAGCTCGACCGGGCGCTCGGCGGCGGTTTCGTGCGCGGCTCGGCGGTGCTGATCGGCGGCGATCCCGGCATCGGCAAATCGACGCTGCTGATGCAGGCGGCCGCCGCCCTGGCGCGGCGCGGCCACAAGATCATCTATGTCTCCGGCGAGGAGGCGGTGGCGCAGGTCCGGCTGCGGGCGCAGCGGCTTGCCGCGGCCGATACCGACGTGATGCTGGCGGCCGAAACCAATGTCGAGGATATTCTGGCGACGCTTGCCGAGGGCAAACGGCCGGATCTCGTCATCATCGATTCGATCCAGACGCTGTGGAGCGAACTTGCCGACTCCGCACCGGGAACGGTGACGCAGGTGCGCACCGGCGTGCAGTCGATGATCCGTTTCGCCAAACAGACGGGAGCCGCCATGGTGCTCGTCGGGCATGTGACCAAGGACGGGCAGATCGCCGGGCCGCGCGTCGTCGAGCACATGGTCGATGCCGTGCTCTATTTCGAAGGCGATCGCGGCCACCACTACCGCATCCTGCGCACGGTGAAGAACCGCTTCGGACCCACCGATGAGATCGGTGTCTTCGAAATGTCTGACAAAGGCTTACGCGAAGTCGCCAATCCCTCCGAGCTCTTCCTCGGCGAGCGCAACGAAAAATCCCCCGGTGCTGCGGTCTTTGCCGGCATGGAGGGCACCCGTCCGGTGCTCGTCGAGGTGCAGGCGCTGGTGGCGCCGACCTCGCTCGGCACGCCGCGGCGGGCGGTGGTTGGATGGGATTCGGCCCGGCTGTCGATGATCCTGGCGGTGCTGGAGGCTCATTGCGGCGTCAGGCTCGGCCAGCACGACGTTTATCTCAATATCGCCGGCGGCTACCGCATCTCCGAACCGGCGGCCGATCTAGCCGTCGCCTCGGCGCTGGTTTCCTCGCTTGCTGGTATTGCCCTTCCTGCCGATTGCGTCTATTTCGGCGAAGTCAGCCTGTCGGGCGCCATCCGGCCGGTTGCGCACACTGCCCAGCGCCTCAAGGAAGCCGAGAAGCTGGGCTTTTCCGCAGCGCTGCTTCCTTCCGCCTCCGCCGAGCTGCCGAAGGGATCCGGCGGACGATGGAGCGAGGTCGAAAGCCTGCCGGATCTGGTGGCGCGCATCGCCGGGTCGAAGGGAGCGCTGCGTGTGGAAGACGAGGTTTGATCCTTTCATTGCCGGGAATGGTGATGATATAGGAGGCACACGATAAGGCGCGACTCGGCCGCCGAGCGGCAGTCCTGGAGTTGAATTTACATGCCCATTACGATTTTCGACGGTATTGTCATCGGCGTCGTGCTCTTCTCCGCCGTGCTGGCGATGGTCCGCGGCTTTTCGCGGGAGATCCTTTCGATCGCGAGCTGGGGCGGTTCGGCCGCCGCCGCCTATTACCTCTATCCCTACCTGCTCCCCTATGCGAAGAAATATACCGATGACGACCGCATCGCGATCGCCGGTTCGGCAGCCGTCGTCTTCCTGATCGCGCTCATCGTCATCTCCTTCATTACCATGAAGATCGCCGATTTCATCATCGACAGCCGCATCGGCGCCCTCGACCGCACGCTCGGCTTCCTGTTCGGCGCGGCCCGCGGCCTGCTGCTGATGGTGGTCGCCGTCGCCTTCTGGAACTGGCTTGTCGATGTCGACCATCGACCGGCCTGGGTCAACGAAGCCAAGTCGAAGCCCTTCCTGGACTCTATGGTCGTAAAGCTGAAGGCGGTGCTGCCGGAGCAATTCGCCCAGATGATACAGGCGAGCTTCCGTGATAAGATGCAGTCGCCGGCACAGGGCAGCGAAGGCGCCACGCCGCCGGCGGCCGATCAAGCGCCGGCGGAAGACGCGCCTGCAGGCAGCGCGCAGCAGCCGGCGAATTGACGCAGTGTTCAAGAGCTTGACCCGCCGTCGGGCAATTGCCATTTGAGCGGGACGTAAAGTTAAGGTCCGGCCGGGCATTCCAGCTCCGCCGGGCCTCAGCCGTTTCAGAGCCGGAAAACGAGCTTTGAAAGCAAATGTCGTTCAGCATGACGTTATCGGAAAGCTGCCAGGTTTCCGGTATATGATATTGGAAATGCCGATCCATTCTTGTGAGAGCAGAGGCCCGCAGAAATGAACCAGTCCCATTCCTTCCCAATCGACGATCCGCTCGACGGAGATACGCTGCATGAAGAATGCGGTGTTTTCGGAATTCTGGGCCATCCCGATGCCGCAGCTCTCACGGCTCTCGGGCTGCATGCCCTGCAGCACCGCGGACAGGAGGCAGCCGGCATCGTCTCCTTCGACGGCAAGCGCTTCTATCAGGAGCGTCATATGGGCCTGGTCGGCGATCACTATACCAATCCGATGACGCTGGCCCGCCTGCCCGGCAGCATAGCGATCGGCCACACGCGCTATTCGACGACAGGCGAAGTGGCGATGCGCAACGTGCAGCCGCTTTTTGCCGAACTGGAGGAAGGCGGCATCGCCATTGCCCATAACGGCAATTTCACCAATGGCCTGACGCTGCGCCGCCAGATCATCGCAACTGGCGCCATCTGTCAATCGACGTCCGATACCGAGGTCGTCCTGCATCTCATCGCCCGGTC from Rhizobium sp. NLR16a includes:
- a CDS encoding DUF2232 domain-containing protein; this translates as MKRPDLKTLLIGALAGLTAALLVLGASMQPSFFSALLYTASALPILIVGLGWGNAAAISAVVMGAALGAVLISPSFALIMTLVTLLPAGWLSHLANLARPASELGGPDHLLAWYPLSDILLHLCGLVTLAVIVIGVMIGYGPDITDPIVDLLITSVKQQQPEFMPDPAATAQTKSLILLMLPAVQGGMWVSMLFAAYYFAVRIVAASGRGLRPREDIPSSLRMNRNSIFIFLAGLAACFFGGVPALVGATVIGTFGAGFMLSGFASLHFRTRGKDWRIPALILCYLASMLMLLPALLILVLGLSDTRKAIALTPAKDADTSKQSDTKI
- the rplI gene encoding 50S ribosomal protein L9; translation: MEVILLERISKLGQMGETVKVRDGFARNYLLPLGKALRANAANKARFESERATLEARNLERKSEAQKVADVLDGKSFIVVRSAGETGQLYGSVAARDVIEVLAAEGFNIGRNQVHLNTPIKAIGLHKVELQLHAEVEINIELNVARSAEEAERQAKGEELTSVDAIYGVDEDALRPEDFFDPEADGLDEDEA
- a CDS encoding replicative DNA helicase; this translates as MNDAARKIAAVAPSEQHYREAPNNIEAEQALLGAILMNNDAYYRVSDFLKPIHLYEPLHRKIFEVAGDIIRMGKIANPVTIKTFLKADEKVGDMTVSQYLASLVSNAVTVINAEDYGRAIYDLALRRALITIGEDVVNIAYDAPLDMPPQSQIEDTERRLFELAENGRYDGGFQSFNDAVALAIDMAAVAKERDGGLSGISTGIHSLDAKMGGLQRSDLIILAGRPGMGKTSLATNIAYNIAAAYEGEVQPDGSMKAKNGGVVGFYSLEMSSEQLATRIISEQTEVSSSKIRRGDINDADFEKLVACSMMMQKVPLYIDQTGGISIAQLSARARRLKRQRGLDVLVVDYVQLMTGSGKSSDNRVQEITQITTGLKALGKELNVPIIALSQLSRQVESRDDKRPQLSDLRESGSIEQDADVVLFVFREEYYVKNQEPRDPHDPKYPEWEALFDKVKGTADVIIAKQRHGPTGTVKLAFQAEFTRFADLADPSFIQYEEH
- a CDS encoding AzlD domain-containing protein, with the translated sequence MTLDLNTFIAILTMAAATVFTRVSGLILIRHVETDERRTTAIEAIPPAVLMAVIAPTAFATGWAETLACAATAIAARRLPMLATVVVGVATVALLRAAGL
- a CDS encoding AzlC family ABC transporter permease, whose protein sequence is MLQHSRPSSEFLAGMRAIFPLVIAVLPIGLVFGAVAATKGLSPLETTLMSALVFAGGSQFVAMDIWTHPASWVSVGFAALLVNIRHVLMSASIGTKMQCFTGVKRYIAMLFLADELWAMAEFRAGSTKLTPAWYAGIVMPFYLTWVGSSLTGALLGAFLGNPAVIGLDFAFPAVFVVLVMGFWKGPETGAVLAASGAASVAVHHFVPSVWYIAAGALAGLAMALWQGRAREQAA
- a CDS encoding AraC family transcriptional regulator; its protein translation is MPLANVESARFWRDTRFRGMECLSATFLTHEYAPHAHDTFSIGAIESGTQIATLSGRREETGPGDLYLIDPGVIHDGAPGGEGYRYRMVYPDMKLFVDILEDVTGKAFHATPSFAGALPRDPELANAFHAAHRTLERGAGALEADEGMFSVLAAIFARHGSTIVVPVDTQERSAVARAREYLVENFESDVGLEELAGVAGLSRAHLIRAFRKEYHITPHAFLTDRRVQVARRLLRQGHMPADIALECGFADQAHFTRHFKARTGVTPGQFRLG
- a CDS encoding IS5 family transposase; the encoded protein is MRGGDDRTGSLFSYVDLEGRVPVRHPLRAMRDLVNTSLAALDGSFAGLYAKTGRPSIAPERMLRAVLLQMLYSIRSERQLMERLEFDLLFRWFVGLGIDDAVWDASSFSKNRDRLLTTEVAQSFLSALLLQPAVKALLSAEHFSVDGTMLKAFASIKSFRSKDGSDEPPTDGRNGERDFRKEKRSNETHASTTDPDARLYRKSKGQESRLAYLGHALMENRNGLVVDGAVTHATGTGEREAASMLSEGLGEGATLGADKAYDVEAFIEELKARKIEPHVAINGTVSKTGKVRKTAVPPDVAQSTGYAMSLRCRKRIEEVFGWVKTTGGLSQLKVRGLDKVEAVFTFALVAYNIIRLPKLIGSTGKVCLEGATSPQ
- the alr gene encoding alanine racemase, with translation MTDFPIPFEDDDLFASAGLRLTVDLTALTENWRDMARRSGAARAAAVVKADAYGMGIEDAGEALYLAGARDFFVATVDEGVTLRLYAPEARIFVLSGIWPGAERRFFENDLVPVISSDEQLAFWMAVLADYGDYPCALHVDTGFNRLGLRIDDAIALADDVSRPASFAPVLVMSHLACGDDPSHAMNRQQLESFRRVAAAYEGIDSSLAASAGIFLGADYHFDLTRPGISLYGGEAVCGMANPMRPVATAEARVIQVRTVEAGETVSYGRALQLRRASRLAIVSAGYADGYMRSQSSGGVPLRQVVPQGGQGFIAGHKVPVAGRITMDLTIFDITDLPENAVRAGDYVELFGTNMPLDDVARAAGTIGYEILTSMGLRHERRYVAEE
- a CDS encoding LysE family translocator: MFDYSLAHWLAFLSAAVLLNLSPGPDIAFILGHTMRGGKSAGFSALFGVWSGACLHVLMAALGLSAVLAASALAFSAVKWLGAVYLVWLGIQALRASGDGGLINATGEEIPAARIYRQGILVSLLNPKVAIFFLAFLPQFVAEGAGPAWAQLMLHGGLIIAVAAFIEPPLVLLGGRLADALRRNAKIRRWLDRSLGAFFVALGVRLALSSR
- the radA gene encoding DNA repair protein RadA, translated to MAKAKTQFICQNCGAVHNRWAGKCDNCGEWNTIVEEDPMGGIGSGPGKTPKKGRPVTLTALSGEIEEAPRIHTAMSELDRALGGGFVRGSAVLIGGDPGIGKSTLLMQAAAALARRGHKIIYVSGEEAVAQVRLRAQRLAAADTDVMLAAETNVEDILATLAEGKRPDLVIIDSIQTLWSELADSAPGTVTQVRTGVQSMIRFAKQTGAAMVLVGHVTKDGQIAGPRVVEHMVDAVLYFEGDRGHHYRILRTVKNRFGPTDEIGVFEMSDKGLREVANPSELFLGERNEKSPGAAVFAGMEGTRPVLVEVQALVAPTSLGTPRRAVVGWDSARLSMILAVLEAHCGVRLGQHDVYLNIAGGYRISEPAADLAVASALVSSLAGIALPADCVYFGEVSLSGAIRPVAHTAQRLKEAEKLGFSAALLPSASAELPKGSGGRWSEVESLPDLVARIAGSKGALRVEDEV
- a CDS encoding CvpA family protein — translated: MPITIFDGIVIGVVLFSAVLAMVRGFSREILSIASWGGSAAAAYYLYPYLLPYAKKYTDDDRIAIAGSAAVVFLIALIVISFITMKIADFIIDSRIGALDRTLGFLFGAARGLLLMVVAVAFWNWLVDVDHRPAWVNEAKSKPFLDSMVVKLKAVLPEQFAQMIQASFRDKMQSPAQGSEGATPPAADQAPAEDAPAGSAQQPAN